In a genomic window of Mycolicibacterium neoaurum VKM Ac-1815D:
- a CDS encoding TIGR03564 family F420-dependent LLM class oxidoreductase, with amino-acid sequence MEISILGSLSGSSGTSLIDGVVSEFAQLRDEGFRRIWMTQMPYEPDLLTVLAVALREVDTIEVGTGVVPIQNQHPMQLAQRALTLSLISGGRFILGLGMTHAAVTEGMWGIPWDRPVRRLNEYLDGLLPLLAGEPADAAGEIYTTRGAVQVPAAPAPPVYIAALGPQLLKIAGRRTAGTVTWMTGPKTLSEHVGPGLRAAADGRPVRVVAALPVAVTDDVDGTRAQAAEQFAMYGHLPSYRAMLDREGYAGPADAALIGDEATVTARINELSAAGVDEYVGVVFDRSPEVRARTRALLRTLDNA; translated from the coding sequence ATGGAGATCAGCATCCTCGGGTCGTTGTCCGGATCGAGCGGTACGTCCCTCATCGACGGTGTCGTGTCGGAATTCGCCCAACTGCGTGACGAAGGGTTTCGTCGCATCTGGATGACGCAGATGCCCTACGAGCCCGATCTGCTGACGGTGCTCGCGGTGGCACTGCGCGAGGTCGACACCATCGAGGTGGGCACCGGGGTGGTGCCGATCCAGAATCAGCACCCGATGCAGTTGGCGCAGCGGGCGCTGACGCTGAGCCTGATCTCCGGTGGACGGTTCATCCTGGGGCTGGGCATGACCCATGCCGCGGTCACCGAGGGCATGTGGGGGATTCCGTGGGATCGTCCGGTGCGCAGGCTCAACGAGTACCTCGACGGGTTGCTGCCGCTGCTCGCCGGTGAGCCGGCGGACGCCGCCGGCGAGATCTACACCACCCGGGGCGCGGTGCAGGTGCCCGCAGCGCCCGCGCCGCCGGTGTACATCGCGGCACTCGGCCCGCAGCTGCTGAAGATCGCCGGCCGCCGGACCGCGGGCACCGTCACCTGGATGACGGGACCCAAGACACTGTCCGAACACGTCGGCCCAGGACTGCGGGCGGCAGCCGACGGACGACCGGTTCGGGTGGTGGCCGCCCTTCCGGTCGCCGTCACCGACGATGTCGACGGCACCCGGGCCCAGGCGGCCGAGCAGTTCGCCATGTACGGCCACCTCCCGTCCTACCGCGCCATGCTCGATCGCGAGGGTTACGCCGGGCCCGCCGACGCCGCGCTCATCGGTGACGAGGCCACGGTGACCGCGAGGATCAACGAGCTCTCCGCAGCCGGCGTCGACGAGTACGTCGGCGTCGTCTTCGATCGATCGCCCGAGGTCAGGGCCCGTACCCGGGCTCTGTTGCGGACACTGGACAACGCGTGA
- a CDS encoding helix-turn-helix domain-containing protein gives MGQVIPFDPNRAEPDRTPEPLWREVLGRRLRDTRRAKGERLVDVAARAGVSPQYLSEIERGRKEPSSEMIAAVCGALGVGLGRLLGGISADLTRAKGRRGDGIARLAA, from the coding sequence ATGGGCCAGGTCATTCCGTTCGATCCGAACCGCGCTGAGCCGGACCGCACGCCGGAGCCGTTGTGGCGCGAGGTGCTGGGCCGTCGGCTGCGCGACACCCGCCGCGCCAAGGGAGAGCGACTGGTGGACGTCGCCGCGCGCGCCGGGGTGTCCCCGCAGTATCTTTCCGAGATCGAGCGGGGCCGCAAGGAACCGTCGAGCGAGATGATCGCCGCGGTGTGCGGGGCGCTCGGTGTCGGGTTGGGTCGATTGCTCGGCGGTATCTCGGCCGATCTCACCCGTGCCAAGGGGCGTCGCGGCGACGGCATTGCACGGCTGGCGGCTTAG
- a CDS encoding ClpP family protease, translating into MSTYTIPNVIARTTNGERIMDVYSHLLTERIVYLGTAIDSGVANALIAQLLHLEADNPEQEIALYINSEGGDLSAMLAVYDTMRFIKAPVATTCIGQAVATGAVLLAAGAPGRRSVLPHSRVVLHQPAAQGRGTIPDLILQADEVVRTRNQLETILARHTGRSTEQLRHDTDRDRVFDADQAVAYGLADRVLRERA; encoded by the coding sequence ATGAGCACCTACACCATCCCCAACGTCATCGCCCGTACAACCAACGGTGAGCGCATCATGGACGTCTACAGCCATCTGCTCACCGAACGCATCGTCTATCTGGGCACCGCCATCGATTCCGGTGTCGCCAACGCGTTGATCGCGCAACTGCTGCATCTGGAGGCCGACAACCCCGAGCAGGAGATCGCGCTCTACATCAACTCCGAGGGCGGCGACCTGTCGGCGATGCTCGCCGTCTACGACACCATGCGGTTCATCAAGGCCCCGGTGGCGACGACATGCATCGGCCAGGCCGTCGCCACCGGCGCGGTGCTGCTGGCCGCCGGCGCCCCGGGACGGCGTTCGGTGCTGCCACACTCCCGGGTGGTGCTACACCAGCCGGCCGCCCAGGGCCGGGGCACCATCCCCGACCTGATCCTGCAGGCCGACGAGGTGGTGCGCACCCGCAACCAGCTGGAGACGATCCTGGCCCGGCACACCGGCCGCAGCACCGAGCAGCTACGCCACGACACCGACCGCGACCGGGTGTTCGACGCCGACCAGGCGGTGGCCTACGGGCTTGCCGACCGGGTTCTGCGGGAACGCGCCTAA
- a CDS encoding ClpP family protease: MNQKPPLFGRQLRDDLYRKRVLVLDGGLDDDNGAVLVAQLLTLAADSDDDIALWIHSPGGSVPAMLAIRDVMRLIPADVTTLALGLACSAGQFLLSAGAPGKRFALPHARILMHQGSAGIAGSAVEVEVQADDLRHTRDTVLGLIAADTGQPVDRIFTDSLHDRWFTAEQAREYGFVDHMVGEFAQIAPNRKQRIGIGIGIGA; this comes from the coding sequence ATGAACCAGAAACCGCCCCTGTTCGGCAGGCAGCTGCGCGACGACCTGTACCGCAAACGGGTACTCGTCCTCGACGGCGGCCTCGACGACGACAACGGTGCCGTGCTGGTGGCGCAGCTGCTGACGCTGGCCGCCGACTCCGACGACGACATCGCCCTGTGGATCCACTCCCCCGGCGGATCGGTGCCCGCCATGCTGGCCATCCGCGACGTGATGCGGCTGATTCCTGCCGACGTCACCACCCTCGCCCTCGGACTGGCATGCAGCGCAGGGCAATTCCTACTCTCGGCCGGTGCTCCCGGTAAGCGTTTCGCACTGCCGCACGCCCGCATCCTGATGCACCAGGGCTCGGCGGGGATCGCCGGGTCGGCCGTCGAGGTCGAGGTGCAGGCCGACGATCTGCGGCACACCCGCGATACCGTGCTGGGGCTCATCGCCGCCGATACCGGTCAGCCTGTCGACCGCATCTTCACCGACTCACTGCATGACCGGTGGTTCACCGCCGAGCAGGCCCGCGAATACGGTTTCGTCGACCACATGGTCGGCGAGTTCGCTCAGATCGCACCGAACCGCAAGCAGCGCATCGGGATCGGGATCGGGATCGGGGCATAG
- a CDS encoding acyl-CoA dehydrogenase, which translates to MSHYKSNVRDQVFTLFDVLGLDKALGEGSFAELDADTAREMINEMARLAEGPIAESFADGDRNPPIFDPATHTVKLPESFKKSVNATIEGGWNKVALDEELGGMPAPKALLWALNEHILGANPAVWMYGGGAGFAQIFAHNGTEEQKKWAAIAAENNWGATMVLTEPDAGSDVGAGRTKAVQQPDGTWHIDGVKRFITSADADDLFPNIAHLVLARPEGAGPGTKGLSLFFVPKFHFDKETGELGERNGVFVTNVEHKMGLKVSATCELTFGQHGVPAVGWLVGEVHNGIAQMFDVIEQARMMVGTKAIATLSTGYLNALEYAKERVQGADLTQMTDKTAPRVTITHHPDVRRSLMTQKAYAEGMRALYMYTATFQDAEVAKALHDVDPDLAVRVNDLLLPVVKGFGSETAYRYLTESLQTLGGSGFLQDYPIEQYIRDAKIDSLYEGTTAIQAQDFFFRKIVRDKGQALAYVSGQIDTFVKNETGNGRLKAERALLATALEDVQGMAATLTGYLMASQEDQSAIYKVGLGSVRFLMSVGDLIIGWLLQREAAVAIEKLDEGATGADKAFYEGKIAAASFFAKNFLPLLTSTRTVLDALDNEVMELDEASF; encoded by the coding sequence GTGAGCCATTACAAGAGCAACGTCCGTGACCAGGTCTTTACCTTGTTCGATGTGCTCGGTCTCGACAAGGCGCTCGGCGAGGGCTCGTTCGCCGAGCTCGACGCCGACACCGCCCGCGAGATGATCAACGAGATGGCGCGACTGGCCGAGGGCCCGATCGCCGAATCGTTCGCCGACGGCGACCGCAACCCGCCGATCTTCGATCCCGCCACGCACACGGTCAAGCTGCCGGAGTCCTTCAAGAAGTCGGTCAACGCGACCATCGAAGGTGGCTGGAACAAGGTCGCCCTCGACGAGGAGCTCGGCGGTATGCCCGCCCCCAAGGCTCTGCTGTGGGCTCTCAACGAGCACATCCTCGGCGCCAACCCGGCCGTGTGGATGTACGGCGGCGGCGCCGGCTTCGCGCAGATCTTCGCCCACAACGGCACCGAAGAGCAGAAGAAGTGGGCCGCGATCGCCGCGGAGAACAACTGGGGCGCCACCATGGTGCTGACCGAGCCCGACGCAGGCTCCGACGTGGGCGCCGGCCGTACCAAGGCCGTCCAGCAGCCCGACGGCACCTGGCACATCGACGGCGTGAAGCGCTTCATCACCTCCGCCGACGCCGATGACCTCTTCCCCAACATCGCGCACCTGGTGCTCGCCCGCCCCGAGGGTGCGGGACCGGGCACCAAGGGTCTGTCGCTGTTCTTCGTACCCAAGTTCCACTTCGACAAGGAGACCGGGGAGCTCGGCGAGCGCAACGGTGTCTTCGTCACCAACGTCGAGCACAAGATGGGCTTGAAGGTCTCGGCCACCTGTGAGCTGACCTTCGGCCAGCACGGCGTCCCGGCCGTTGGCTGGCTCGTCGGCGAGGTGCACAACGGCATCGCGCAGATGTTCGACGTCATCGAGCAGGCCCGGATGATGGTGGGCACCAAGGCCATCGCCACGCTGTCGACCGGTTACCTGAACGCTCTGGAGTACGCCAAGGAGCGTGTGCAGGGTGCCGATCTGACCCAGATGACCGACAAGACCGCTCCGCGCGTCACCATCACCCATCACCCGGATGTGCGTCGCTCGCTGATGACCCAGAAGGCCTACGCCGAGGGCATGCGCGCGCTGTACATGTACACGGCCACCTTCCAGGACGCCGAGGTCGCCAAGGCACTGCACGACGTGGATCCCGACCTGGCGGTACGCGTCAACGACCTGCTGCTGCCGGTGGTCAAGGGCTTCGGCTCGGAGACCGCGTACCGGTACCTGACCGAGTCGCTGCAGACCCTGGGTGGTTCGGGCTTCCTGCAGGACTACCCGATCGAGCAGTACATCCGCGACGCCAAGATCGACTCGCTGTACGAAGGCACCACCGCCATCCAGGCGCAGGACTTCTTCTTCCGCAAGATCGTCCGCGACAAGGGACAGGCCCTGGCCTACGTCTCCGGCCAGATCGACACCTTCGTCAAGAACGAGACCGGCAACGGCCGCCTCAAGGCCGAGCGTGCACTGCTCGCGACCGCCCTGGAAGACGTGCAGGGCATGGCCGCCACCCTGACCGGCTACCTGATGGCCTCGCAGGAGGACCAGAGCGCCATCTACAAGGTGGGCTTGGGCTCGGTGCGCTTCCTGATGAGCGTCGGCGATCTGATCATCGGCTGGCTGCTGCAGCGTGAGGCCGCCGTCGCGATCGAGAAGCTCGACGAAGGCGCCACCGGTGCGGACAAGGCCTTCTACGAGGGCAAGATCGCTGCCGCGTCGTTCTTCGCCAAGAACTTCCTGCCGCTGCTGACCAGCACCCGCACGGTGCTCGACGCACTCGACAACGAAGTGATGGAGCTGGACGAAGCGTCCTTCTGA
- a CDS encoding NAD(P)H-dependent amine dehydrogenase family protein → MRRVVVWGTGNMGSTAIRSAVAFPGLELAGVLTSSAEKAGRDAAEFAGLPDPTGIRAGTDVDAALAAADAVAYMASGDIRPEEAIADIERCLRAGKHVVTPSLYSLYDPASAPVEWVQRLTSAAEEGGATLLVSGVDPGWGNDALAVTAASLCTRIDTITCQEIFDYSTYNQPEAVRLRCGFGGAMDDTPMMLLPSIPTMVWGGNVRLIGRGLGIEIDDITEEVERLPLEQTVDTVMGPFEKGTQGAFFLKVIGWSQGRKRVIIEHITRIHPSCAPEWPQPDEGVGDHRVIVDGDPQLTITTRADVPGGTRADGGNTTAANRLLGALNWLAEQKPGIYDGLQVPLRSAVAPEAEAARWT, encoded by the coding sequence ATGAGGCGTGTGGTGGTGTGGGGAACAGGGAACATGGGCTCGACGGCGATCCGATCGGCGGTCGCCTTCCCCGGCCTCGAACTGGCCGGCGTCCTCACCTCCAGCGCCGAGAAGGCCGGCCGTGATGCCGCCGAATTCGCCGGCCTGCCCGACCCGACCGGGATCCGGGCAGGCACCGATGTCGACGCCGCGCTCGCCGCCGCCGACGCGGTCGCCTACATGGCCTCCGGTGATATCCGGCCCGAAGAGGCGATCGCCGATATCGAACGGTGCCTACGCGCCGGGAAGCACGTCGTCACACCGTCGCTGTACTCGCTCTACGACCCGGCCTCGGCGCCGGTGGAGTGGGTGCAGCGGCTGACCTCCGCCGCCGAGGAGGGTGGTGCCACCCTGCTGGTCAGCGGTGTCGACCCGGGTTGGGGCAATGACGCGCTGGCGGTCACCGCGGCCAGCCTGTGCACGCGCATCGACACCATCACCTGCCAGGAGATCTTCGACTACTCGACCTACAACCAGCCGGAGGCGGTGCGGCTGCGCTGTGGTTTTGGGGGCGCCATGGACGACACCCCGATGATGCTCCTGCCGAGCATCCCCACGATGGTGTGGGGCGGCAATGTCCGGCTGATCGGCCGCGGCCTGGGTATCGAGATCGACGACATCACCGAGGAGGTCGAGCGGCTGCCGCTGGAACAGACCGTCGACACCGTCATGGGGCCGTTCGAGAAGGGGACCCAGGGGGCCTTCTTCCTCAAGGTGATCGGCTGGTCGCAGGGCAGGAAGCGCGTCATCATCGAGCACATCACCCGGATCCATCCCAGTTGCGCGCCGGAATGGCCACAGCCCGACGAGGGTGTGGGTGATCACCGTGTCATCGTGGATGGCGACCCGCAGCTCACCATCACCACCCGGGCCGACGTTCCCGGCGGAACCCGCGCGGACGGCGGCAACACCACCGCGGCCAACCGGCTGCTCGGCGCGCTGAACTGGCTGGCCGAACAAAAACCGGGGATCTACGACGGACTCCAGGTGCCGCTGCGCTCGGCGGTGGCACCGGAGGCAGAGGCCGCGCGCTGGACCTGA